The sequence below is a genomic window from Phycisphaerae bacterium.
CGTCAGCACCGGCGAACTGGCGGGCACCGCCTCCTTCGACATCGACGTCGTCGATCTGGCGATGGGCCACGTCAATCGCCTGCGCTTCGGCGGCGTCGTGGAGGGGCTCTCGCTGGAATCGATTCTCGCGCCGTGGGGACGCGGCTCAGCGACCGGGCGGCTCAGCGTGCGCGTCAACAACATCGAGATCGTGGACGACCATATCAAGTCCGCGGACATCGAGGTCTCGGCCGTCCCGCCCGCCGGGGGCCAGGGCACGATTGACCGAGCGCTGATGCTCTCCGCCGTGGAGAAGGCCTTTCACTTCGCTTGGCCGGAGTCGCTGCCGCAGAACCTCCTTCCCGAAAAAGTCGAGTATGCCGAGTTCGGCCTGCGGCTCCTCGTCCGGGACGATCAGCTTCGCATCCTCGGCACCCACGGCGACGACGGCAACACGATCCTGACCATCCGCATCGCCGGAATGACCTTCGGCGTCGTCAAGAGCCGCCCCGGTCACATCGACCTGGGGCCATACCTGACGGAGATGCTGGAACGGGCGCGGGCCTACGATCCCGAAAGGGTCCGCGACTGGTGGCGCAGGCATCACGACGCCATCCGTCCGCCGGGCCCGACCTCCTCCGCTCCCGACCGTTGACCGCTGCGGAGGCACCGGCCACTGTCCACTTCGTATCCTCTCCCCCTTTGATCGGCCCGCGTGGTTCGTTAACATGGGACGGCGGTGTACTTCTCATCGATCGGGCCGGCGACTCTCGGTCCGACGAACCCTGCAAGGAGGACGGTGAATGTCGCTCACCCTCACGATCGACGGCGACCAGCTTTGCCGGCTGGTGAAGATCTGCAAGCTCATCGGCAACGGCCGGCCGGCGATGTTTGACAAGCTAAAGCGCCAGATGAAGGCCTCGCGGCGGACGATCTTCCGCGACTTCAAGGACCTCGAGAAGATGGGCATCCAATACAAGCTGGACCGCAGGGGCTACCGCATCCCCCAGAAACCCTCCGCCTGCCGCAAGCTCATCGTGGCCTACCAGATGAAGGCGGTGAACCGGCTGCTGGCGAAGTGTAAGTAGATATTGCGTGAGCGTTT
It includes:
- a CDS encoding HTH domain-containing protein, with the protein product MSLTLTIDGDQLCRLVKICKLIGNGRPAMFDKLKRQMKASRRTIFRDFKDLEKMGIQYKLDRRGYRIPQKPSACRKLIVAYQMKAVNRLLAKCK